The nucleotide sequence AGTGCGTCGATTCAGAGATTACGGAGCAGTTTTTCGGCAAGCATGTCCGTTCCACACCTGTGGCGTTCGAATGCTCGCTACTTGCGGCGTTCTTCGCCCTTGGGGGCTTCCTTGAAGAGGCGGGCGTTGATGTTCTTCACGGTTTCTCCCCGATTGGCGACCGCAAGTTTCCCCGTCAGCTTGATCGTCTTGGGTGGACGACAGCCGGTGTCATTACATGCCTGATAGGTAATGGAGATTTCCATTTCGTCCATTTGTCCGGCCGCTTTCTCAGGAACCGTTACAACTCCGCGAATTGCGACTTCCCCTTCGTACACGTCCACTTCCGCCTCTTCTCCTTCGAACTTGAATCCGTGGCCCTTCGGGTACTTGGGATCGGAGAGTTTTGCACCGGCCTTGGATTTGAAAGTAACCTTCGTGGGAATCAAATGCTCCTGGCTGGGCGGGTTCGCGTTGATATGCCAACCCTCTTTCACGTCCAGCAGGACGAGAAACTGGCTGGTCCCACCGGGGGGCAATTTGTCGGTCGAGAGGTACGCCCGACCGGTAACCAGTTCATCCTTTTTCGGACGTTCTTCTTTCTGGTCAGCAAGTACGACCAGCGGTTCTTTCGACGCGGCGGGCTGCTGAGCGGCGGCGGGTGTGACCTCGGCTGTCACTTCACGGGTGTCCGCCCCTTTGGTTTCTCCCTCGGCTTCGAGTAATTCGGTCGCTGCGAGGGCGAGATTGGCCAGTCCGCGAGGGGACTGTTCCATGCTCGACGCAAGCAGCTCAATTGTTGCGCGTGCCTCTTCGCGGTAGGCCTCGATTCCGGTCAGTTTTGACAGTCGGATCAGGTTTCTTGCGCTGACACTGTTTCCGGCAGGCAGCACACCGTCATAGGAATTTTTTGTGCGCGCCAGAAGCTCTTCGTGATGGTGCGATGTGAAGAAGAACCCACCGTTCGTTTCATCCAGGAACAGGCGCAGTTGTTCGTCCTGCAGTCGCTTTGCCGACTTCAGCCATTTCGAATCTTCAGTGGCGTCGTACAGAGCGAGCAGACCGTCGATGAGAAATGCGTAGTCGTCCAGGTAGGCATTGAGTTTGGCCTGATTGCCCGTCCAGACGTGCAGCAATCGGCCTTGGGGATCACGCAGGTTTTCGAGAAGAAAGGTTGCTGCTTTCTCGGCAACCCGAACGTATTCGGGGTGCTGAAGCGGCGAGGCGGCGCGGGCGAAGGCGCCGATCATCAGTCCATTCCAGCAGGTCAGCACTTTCTCGTCACGAAGTGGTTTCTTGCGGAGATTTCGGACAGCCAGCAGCTTCTTGCGGTCAGCGGTGAATTCATCGAACTCGCTATTGGCCAACCCTTTCCCCTCGTCCTGAGTGGCGGTGGCCGATTTCGGCAATCGCCGTGGGGAAAGCCGAAGCACATTTCCGTGTTCAAAATCTGACAGGTCCTTGATGCGATACGCTTCCTTGAAACGTTCTGCGCTGTCACCCAGGATATCGTCAATTTCGCTCGCTTCCCAAACGAAATACTCCCCTTCGATTCCATCCGTTTCAGCATCGATTGCCGAGTAGAATGCTCCTTCCGGGGATGTCATTTCGCGTGTGACGAACTCCAGGATCTCTTCTGCAACCTGTTTGTAAACGGGGTTGTGGCTGGTGCGAAACCCTTCGACAAACACGTCAGTCAGCTGAGCCTGGTCGTACAGCATTTTTTCAAAGTGGGGGACACTCCAGCGACGATCGACAGAGTATCGATGGAAGCCTCCGCCGACATGATCGCGGATTCCGCCACAGGCCATTTGAATGAGAGTCAGATCCAGCAACTGGGCCACTTCAGGGTTCGGCGTTCTGCGCAGGACCTGCTGAATGAAGTTCAACTTCGTGGGAGTCGGAAATTTGGGGCCCTCGGGATTGCGGGCATTGAAATCAATTCCGCCGAATTCCGGATCGAAACTCGATGCAATTGCCGCAAAGGCGGTAGAGGTCAGCTTGTCGTTGATTTCAATCGTCTTCAGAGCGATTTTGGGTCGCATCAGACGCTGGGTTTCGTTGGAGATAATGTCGGCGTTTGCCAGCATTTGTTCATGCTGATTCTTCCAGACGTCGAGCAGCTTTTCGAGAACGGTCGGGAATCCCTGGTTCCCCTCAGAATCCTCTGGGGGGAAGTAGGTACCGCCCGCCACAGGCTTGGCGTCAGGGGTGAGGAACATCGAAAGGGGCCAGCCTCCATTTGAAGGTGACCCGATCATCTGAAAATAGACCTGCAGGGCGGTCATGTAGATATCGTCGATATCAGGGCGCTCTTCGCGGTCAACTTTAATGCAGACAAAGTGTTCGTTCAGCGTCTTGGCAATCGCTTCATTGCTGAAGACATTTCGCTCCATCACGTGACACCAGTAGCAACTGCTGTAACCCACGGACAGAAAGACCAGCTTGTTCTCTTTCCGGGCTTTCTCGAAGGCTTCTGGACCCCAGGGGTACCAGTCGACGGGATTGTGAGCGTGGAGCAGCAGATAGGGGCTGCTCTCAGTGGCGAGGCGGTTAGTGCGCTCGGCCTTATTGCCGGGTGGGGAGGCTTCCTGCGAGGCCAGGTCCCTTTCGCACAGCACTGCCGAACCAACCAACCCAATCAGGGTCACTAAAACCCGACGGTCA is from Schlesneria sp. DSM 10557 and encodes:
- a CDS encoding DUF255 domain-containing protein: MRLDRRVLVTLIGLVGSAVLCERDLASQEASPPGNKAERTNRLATESSPYLLLHAHNPVDWYPWGPEAFEKARKENKLVFLSVGYSSCYWCHVMERNVFSNEAIAKTLNEHFVCIKVDREERPDIDDIYMTALQVYFQMIGSPSNGGWPLSMFLTPDAKPVAGGTYFPPEDSEGNQGFPTVLEKLLDVWKNQHEQMLANADIISNETQRLMRPKIALKTIEINDKLTSTAFAAIASSFDPEFGGIDFNARNPEGPKFPTPTKLNFIQQVLRRTPNPEVAQLLDLTLIQMACGGIRDHVGGGFHRYSVDRRWSVPHFEKMLYDQAQLTDVFVEGFRTSHNPVYKQVAEEILEFVTREMTSPEGAFYSAIDAETDGIEGEYFVWEASEIDDILGDSAERFKEAYRIKDLSDFEHGNVLRLSPRRLPKSATATQDEGKGLANSEFDEFTADRKKLLAVRNLRKKPLRDEKVLTCWNGLMIGAFARAASPLQHPEYVRVAEKAATFLLENLRDPQGRLLHVWTGNQAKLNAYLDDYAFLIDGLLALYDATEDSKWLKSAKRLQDEQLRLFLDETNGGFFFTSHHHEELLARTKNSYDGVLPAGNSVSARNLIRLSKLTGIEAYREEARATIELLASSMEQSPRGLANLALAATELLEAEGETKGADTREVTAEVTPAAAQQPAASKEPLVVLADQKEERPKKDELVTGRAYLSTDKLPPGGTSQFLVLLDVKEGWHINANPPSQEHLIPTKVTFKSKAGAKLSDPKYPKGHGFKFEGEEAEVDVYEGEVAIRGVVTVPEKAAGQMDEMEISITYQACNDTGCRPPKTIKLTGKLAVANRGETVKNINARLFKEAPKGEERRK